CGATGAGCACGCTCCAGCTGCTGTTCGCCGTCCTCCTGGTGCTGGCCAACGGCTTCTTCGTCGGGGCCGAGTTCGCGCTCGTCTCCGTCCGTCGCAGCCAGATCGAACCGCTCGGCGGCGTCCGCGCCCAGAAGGTCCTGCACGGTCTGGAGAACCTGCCGCAGATGATGGCGGCCGCGCAGTTCGGCATCACCGTCTGCTCGCTGACCCTCGGAGCCGTCGCCGAGCCGACCGTGGCCCGTCTCCTCGAACCCGTCTTCCACACGGTCGGGGTCCCGGAGGGCCTGATCCACCCGCTCGGCTACGTCATCGCCCTCGCCGCGGTCGTCTTCCTCCACCTCGTCATCGGCGAGATGCTCCCGAAGAACCTGGCGATGGCCGCGCCCGAGCGGACCGCGCTCCGGCTCGCCCCGGCGCTGGTCGGCTTCGCCCGGCTCTGCCGGCCGGTGACGGTCGCGCTGGGCGCCTGCGCCCGGCTCGTCCTGCGGGCGTTCAAGGTCGAGCCGAAGGACGAGGTGGAGGCGGTCTTCACCCGGACGCAGCTCGGCCGGCTCGTCGAGGACGCGGGACAGGCCGGGCTGCTCGACCCGGCCGAGCAGGAACGCCTGGAGGACGCCCTCGAACTGGGCAGCCGCCCGGTGACGGACGTCCTCATCGCCCCGGCCTCCCTGGTGACGGTCCCGCCGTCCGTCACCCCTCGCGAGATCGAGGAGCTGACCGTGCGGACCGGCTACTCGCGCTTCCCGGTCCGAGCCGAGGCGCGCGGCACCTTCATGGGCTTCGTGCACGTGAAGGACGTCCTCGACCTGGAGGAGCGGGAGCGGGCCGTGCCGCACCAGCTGTGGCGGCCGATGGCGACGCTCCGCGCCGAGCTGCCGCTCGACGACGCCCTCACCGTGATGCGCCGCGCCGCCACCCATCTGGCGCAGGTCGCGGACGGCTCGGGCCGGGTCCTCGGCCTGGTCGCGCTGGAGGACGTCCTGGAGATGCTTGTGGGCGAGGTCCGGGACCCCGCCCACCGCGTGAAACCGGCACCCGCGCCGGCACCCGCCCCCGCCTAGTACGTCGGGGGATCCTGCTGGGGGCCGCGGTCGACCGGACCGCGGCCCGACAGGACCTCGCCGTACGCCTGCATCAGGTCGGCGAGCCGGAGGGTGGCGAGGTCGTCCCGGGTCAGCGTGCCGGAGTAGCCGGAGAGCCGCAGGTCGCGGTAGGCGCAGGACTTCTCGTACAGGGTGCGCAGGAAACGGCCGTTGCCCAGCTCGTCGATCCAGCCCTGCTCGACCACGTGCCCGCTGATCGAGCGGAGCTCCTCCCGGGCCTCGTCGTCCCAGCCGTCGCCGTTGGCCGCCGCCAGGACCTCGCCGATCGCGGTGAGTTCGAGCGGCCGGTACGAGGGGAAGTCGACCCGCGTGGTGAAGCGCGAGGACAGGCCGGGGTTGGTGCTGAGCAGCCGGTCCATGCCCTCGGGGTAGCCCGCCAGGATGACCACCAGGTGATCGCGGTTGTCCTCGGCCCGCTTCAGGAGGACCTGGAGGGCCTCGTCCCCGTACGCGTCGCCCTTGCTGTAGCCCGTGTTGGAGAGCGCGTACGCCTCGTCGACGAAGAGCACCCCGCCGAGCGCCGAGTCGATGAGCTCGTTGGCCTTGACCGCCGTCTGGCCCAGGAACTCGCCGACGAGGTCGGCCCGCTGGGCCTCCACGAGGTGGTCGCCTCCGAGCAGCCCGAGGGCGTAGAAGACCCGGCCCAGGATCCGGGCGACCGTCGTCTTCCCGGTGCCGGAGGGGCCGGAGAAGACGAAGTGGCGCTTGGGCGGCTGGACCGGGAGCCCCTGGCCCGCGCGCAGCCGCGCCATCTCCAGCTGCGCGGAGAGCGCCTTGACCTGGCGCTTCACCGGGTCGAGCCCGACCATGCCCTCCAGCTCGGCGAGCGCCTCCGCGAGCAGGACGGGATCGGTGGGCCCGGCCGGGAAGCGCGGCGGGCCCGGCTGCGAGGGCAGCGGCGTCTTCTGCCGTACGGTCTCGGGCGGGGTGACGGGAGCGATCGGCGGTACGGGTTCGGGCGCGAGCCGCAGCCCGTCGCCCAGCGTCCCGGCGTCGGGGTCGGCGGCCGGGGCGGTGTCCACCGTCTCCTGGCCGAGGCCGCCGCCGACGGTGCCGAGCGCGACCGTCGCGAGCCCGGACGGGTCGTCCACGCCGTCGTACCCCTCGAAGCCGTCGTACTCGGCGATGGCCGCGAGCCGGGCGGCCGTGTCCATGAACGCCGGGTCGATCCGGTGCACGGCCCGGTAGAGGGGCAGGGCCGCGGCGCTGCGCCCGGTGCCCTCGTGGGCGCGGGCCAGCCAGTAGCGGAGCTCCTTGCGCTGGGGCTGTTCGCTGCGGCAGCGCATCAGTGAGGCCGAGAGCAGCGGCTCGGCCTGGCCGTACATCTCCAGCCGGACCCGGGCCATGCCGCCGAAGAGCCCCGCCTCGATGCCGAGCAGCGGGTCGTCGACGAGGGTCTCCGTATGGCGGACGAGCTGGTCCCAGTCCTTGACGAGATAGGCGCGGCAGGCGTGCAGGAAGCGGACCTGCGGGTCGGTGTCGACCGGGGGGAGCCCGGCGAGGGCCCGGTCCAGCTCCGGTACGTGGCGTCCGTCGAGCCAGTGGGAGGCGTGGGCGAGCAGCAGGTCGCGCGGGCTCTCCAGGACGGGCTGGACCCACCAGCCCAGCCAGTACCAGGAGTTCAGCGTGCGGCGGTGCCGGGTGCGCTGCTCGCCGAAGCGTTCTCGATTGCGGTACATGCGCAGTAACGCGGTCGTCGTGTCGACCCGGAGCGCGTGCAGCCCGAGCCAGGCGTCCGCCATCCCGGGGTCGATCCGTACCGCCGTCCGGAACTCGTCCTCCGCCTGCGGATAGGCGCCCATCGTGTAGGCGTCGACTCCGCGCAGCCAGGCGAGCTCGGCGGGGGCCAGTGAGCCCTGCGTGCCGATGTCCATCGGGTCCCCCACAACCGTCTTCGCATGGACGGGATTTGACCGCACCTGCGGGCATCGTACCTGCGCAGGGGGTGCGCCATTAAGGAGAAGCGCATGATCCGGAAGCAGTGACCCTGGGTGAGCATCAGAGGTCGCGCAGGGGCCCCGAGGGGGTGATGGGGGGCAGAACGAAGCCCCCGATCACGGGGGAACAACCGGGGGCTTCGTGTCTGCGGCGGCTCCGAAAAGCCGCACATTGAGAACGTAAGACCTGTACGCCCCTTGGGTCAAGCGGTGTTCAGGCACTTGCGAAAGCGGACTTTCGGACCCTCAATTCACGGACAGGGAGCCGTCACGGTACGTGATGATCTGGTCCGGGCCCGCTGTCACAGAGGGCCCGGGAAGCCAGTCGTACCTCTCTCGGCCCTCCCGTACCAGCGTGTCGGCGAAGGGCCGGGAGGGGTTCTCGGCGAAATGGCGAGTCTCCGCCAGCGTCCACCCGTCCCAGAACGCGGCCTGCTCCGGGCCGTCCCGGTGCCGCCCCCGGACCCAGGACTCCTCGGGCTCTCGCTCCATCCACAGCAGCCACGCCAGGAACGGCCGCACCTCCGCCCGGCCCGCGCCGACACCCTCGACGAGGACGACCGGGGCCGGCGGCAGCGCGCGGGCCTCGCCGAAGCTCCGGCGGTGCCAGTCGTACGGCCGGTACAGCGCGGTCTCGCCCCGGGAGAGCGGCTCCAGGACCTGCCGCCGCAGCCGCTCCGTCCACGCGAAGAGCTCCTCGTGGGTGGCGAGGTCGTCGAGGTGGAGGACGGGGGCGCCGCCGAGGGCGGTGGAGAGACGGGCGGTGAGGGTGGACTTCCCGGAGCCCGCGTGGCCGTCGACCGCGACCAGCCTGACCGGTCCGCAGGAGGGCGGGAGCCGGAGCAGGGCGTGCGCCGCGCGGTCGAGGTCGTTCATGGGCCCAGGGTAGGGGAGTGGGGACCGCCGCAGGTCAGGGAGGTGTCATCGCCAGTGGTCGAGACCAATATTGGTGCGGCGACGCGGGGCGAAGTGCTGGCGGACGCCCCGCGCGAGCCGGGATAGTGGGCCCGCGCAGCCCTGTCCGTACGCCCGCCGTTCTCGACTGGGGGTCACCGCCCATGACCAGCTCCACCCCGCGCAGAACTGTCCTCGCCGCGGCTCTGGCGGCCGCCGCGGGAACAGCCGCGGCCTCCGCCGCCCCCGCCATCGCGGCCTCCCCCGACTGCGTCCCGGACGCATCGGCCGACTGCGCCGCCGCCCGGGGACACGCACCGGCGCGCGGGCTCGTCGACAACCGCTTCTGGTCCTCGTACACCGACTGGAGGTGCGGCAGCGCGGCCGGGACGAAGGCGGTCGCCGGCCACCGCCCGGGCCTGGTCCTCGCCACCCCCGCGGGCCGTACCGAGTACGCCGACCCGCACACGGGCCGGACCTCGGCCTGGGAGTACGCGAGCTGGACCTCGCCCGTGCACACCCCGACCGTGCCCGCCACCGAGGTCATCGCCTCCTGGAACGCCGACACGCCGCCCGGCACCTGGCTCCAGGTCGAGCTCTCCGGCACGTACTCCGACGCCACCGCCACCCCCTGGTACGTGCTGGGGCGCTGGGCCTCCGGCGATGCCGACATCCGGCGCACCTCGGTCGACGACCAGACCGACGGCAAGAGCACCGTCTGGACCGACACCTTCGCGATCGACGACGCGGCGAGCGGACTCCGGCTGCGCTCGTACCGCCTCCGCCTGACCCTCTACCGCACCCCGGGAAGCGGCCTCACCCCGACGGTTTGGCGGCTCGGCGCGATGGCCTCGGACGTCCCCGACCGCTTCACCGTCCCGGCCTCGGAGCCCGGCCCCGCCCATGAGCTGACCGTGCCGCGCTACTCCCAGAACACCCACGTCGGGCAGTACCCCGAGTACGACAACGGCGGCGAGGCCTGGTGCAGCCCGACCTCCTCCCAGATGATCGTCGAGTACTGGGGGCGCCGCCCCTCGGCCGAGGAGCTGGCCTGGGTGAACCCGGACTTCGCCGACCCCCAGGTCTGCCACGCGGCCCGCTTCACCTACGACCACCAGTACGAGGGCTGCGGCAACTGGCCCTTCAACGCCGCCTACGCGGCCGCGTACCCCGACATGAACGCGGTGGTGACCCGGCTCCGCTCGCTCACGGAGCTCGAATCTCTGGTCAGGGCGGGCATCCCGGCCATAACGTCCCAGTCGTTCCGCAAGGAGGAGCTGACCGGGGCCGGGTACGGCACCTCGGGACACCTCATGACCGTCATCGGCTTCACCACGGACGGCGACATCATCGCCAACGACCCCGCCTCGCCCAGCAACGAGGCCGTCCGTCGGATCTACCAGCGGCGCGAGTGGGAGAACATCTGGCTCCGCACCAAGCGCTACGACGCGAACGGCAAGGTCAGAGGCGGTACGGGCGGTGTCTGCTACGTCTATTGGCCGGCCAAGCCGACACCAAGTCAGCACCGTGTGCTGAGGTCGCTCGGCCTGCTGTGAGCACGTACGGGCCCCACGGCCGTCTCGACGACCTGACGGCAGCGCTCCTGGCCGTCCTGAGCGAGATGGCCGTACCGGTCCACCGTGACCTTGATCGAACGATGTCCGAGCGGCTGCAGAACAGGCGGCGGGCAACGTGAACAGCGGGGGCAATGTGTCATCTGCGTAAGGGAGTTACTCGGGCGCTGCGCTACGTTGAAGGAGTGACCGACATCAACTCGCGAATCGACACGTCCCGGCCCCACACCGCCCGGATATGGAATTACTGGACCGGCGGGAAGGACAACTACCCCGTCGACCGGGAGGCCGGCGACCAGATCCGGCAGCTCCATCCCGGAATCGGGGAGTACGCGAAGGCGGACCGGCTCTTCCTGGGGCGGGCGGTGCGGCACCTGGCCGAGAAGGAGGGCATCCGGCAGTTCCTGGACATCGGGACGGGGCTGCCGAGCGCCGACAACACCCACGAGGTCGCCCAGCGTGCCGCCCCCGACGCGCGGGTCGTGTACGTGGACAACGACCCGCTCGTGCTGGCGCACGCCCGTGCCCTGCTGGTCGGGACGCCCGAGGGCCGCACCGACTACCTGGACGCCGATCTGCGGGACGTCGACACGATCCTGGCC
The sequence above is a segment of the Streptomyces sp. NBC_01255 genome. Coding sequences within it:
- a CDS encoding peptidase C39 family protein, with protein sequence MTSSTPRRTVLAAALAAAAGTAAASAAPAIAASPDCVPDASADCAAARGHAPARGLVDNRFWSSYTDWRCGSAAGTKAVAGHRPGLVLATPAGRTEYADPHTGRTSAWEYASWTSPVHTPTVPATEVIASWNADTPPGTWLQVELSGTYSDATATPWYVLGRWASGDADIRRTSVDDQTDGKSTVWTDTFAIDDAASGLRLRSYRLRLTLYRTPGSGLTPTVWRLGAMASDVPDRFTVPASEPGPAHELTVPRYSQNTHVGQYPEYDNGGEAWCSPTSSQMIVEYWGRRPSAEELAWVNPDFADPQVCHAARFTYDHQYEGCGNWPFNAAYAAAYPDMNAVVTRLRSLTELESLVRAGIPAITSQSFRKEELTGAGYGTSGHLMTVIGFTTDGDIIANDPASPSNEAVRRIYQRREWENIWLRTKRYDANGKVRGGTGGVCYVYWPAKPTPSQHRVLRSLGLL
- a CDS encoding hemolysin family protein — encoded protein: MSTLQLLFAVLLVLANGFFVGAEFALVSVRRSQIEPLGGVRAQKVLHGLENLPQMMAAAQFGITVCSLTLGAVAEPTVARLLEPVFHTVGVPEGLIHPLGYVIALAAVVFLHLVIGEMLPKNLAMAAPERTALRLAPALVGFARLCRPVTVALGACARLVLRAFKVEPKDEVEAVFTRTQLGRLVEDAGQAGLLDPAEQERLEDALELGSRPVTDVLIAPASLVTVPPSVTPREIEELTVRTGYSRFPVRAEARGTFMGFVHVKDVLDLEERERAVPHQLWRPMATLRAELPLDDALTVMRRAATHLAQVADGSGRVLGLVALEDVLEMLVGEVRDPAHRVKPAPAPAPAPA
- a CDS encoding uridine kinase family protein — its product is MNDLDRAAHALLRLPPSCGPVRLVAVDGHAGSGKSTLTARLSTALGGAPVLHLDDLATHEELFAWTERLRRQVLEPLSRGETALYRPYDWHRRSFGEARALPPAPVVLVEGVGAGRAEVRPFLAWLLWMEREPEESWVRGRHRDGPEQAAFWDGWTLAETRHFAENPSRPFADTLVREGRERYDWLPGPSVTAGPDQIITYRDGSLSVN
- a CDS encoding SAM-dependent methyltransferase, coding for MTDINSRIDTSRPHTARIWNYWTGGKDNYPVDREAGDQIRQLHPGIGEYAKADRLFLGRAVRHLAEKEGIRQFLDIGTGLPSADNTHEVAQRAAPDARVVYVDNDPLVLAHARALLVGTPEGRTDYLDADLRDVDTILAAAAKTLDLSQPVALMLLGVVIFVEDDEESYATVRRLMDALAPGSYLVLSHTVTHSDMPDVDAAVAFWNEHGTPKLTQRTPAAVTRYFDGLELLEPGVVSCSAWRPETPTPDVAMYAGVGRK
- a CDS encoding AAA family ATPase yields the protein MDIGTQGSLAPAELAWLRGVDAYTMGAYPQAEDEFRTAVRIDPGMADAWLGLHALRVDTTTALLRMYRNRERFGEQRTRHRRTLNSWYWLGWWVQPVLESPRDLLLAHASHWLDGRHVPELDRALAGLPPVDTDPQVRFLHACRAYLVKDWDQLVRHTETLVDDPLLGIEAGLFGGMARVRLEMYGQAEPLLSASLMRCRSEQPQRKELRYWLARAHEGTGRSAAALPLYRAVHRIDPAFMDTAARLAAIAEYDGFEGYDGVDDPSGLATVALGTVGGGLGQETVDTAPAADPDAGTLGDGLRLAPEPVPPIAPVTPPETVRQKTPLPSQPGPPRFPAGPTDPVLLAEALAELEGMVGLDPVKRQVKALSAQLEMARLRAGQGLPVQPPKRHFVFSGPSGTGKTTVARILGRVFYALGLLGGDHLVEAQRADLVGEFLGQTAVKANELIDSALGGVLFVDEAYALSNTGYSKGDAYGDEALQVLLKRAEDNRDHLVVILAGYPEGMDRLLSTNPGLSSRFTTRVDFPSYRPLELTAIGEVLAAANGDGWDDEAREELRSISGHVVEQGWIDELGNGRFLRTLYEKSCAYRDLRLSGYSGTLTRDDLATLRLADLMQAYGEVLSGRGPVDRGPQQDPPTY